In Aegilops tauschii subsp. strangulata cultivar AL8/78 chromosome 3, Aet v6.0, whole genome shotgun sequence, one genomic interval encodes:
- the LOC141020829 gene encoding uncharacterized protein, whose protein sequence is MLLWCYIYTIKAAHPIRSNLEEKKIRFFYVGLASSILQCCGLLRSILDHVVANLPDPDNCARCRADSAVCSPWHTTDPQAQSLPWTPLCSNVIIAPYSGHTHRLPDNARSVGSTDNWLALGLGHNYTTEDDKIHYVVHNYVLHNPFTNRSLPLPELDAVIIDDRSAIRKFLMRSTVDDSVAVITNNRMHPLIVFQRGKGVWSPATQTNPYIYLIDIAFLGDKLYAITTAEDLIPLDLASDGDERPMVAMGTRVIKKSFESHTTSDEEGDDHDDAENSNEEKEEEKHNDLTYTNINCSAVFGHDAGPGNITMISRHLIESDEKLLMVKHRQGLHPQGSWVTLKVDVFEADFSIHAWVPLTEGLGGGRALFVSMNFSKSVPAPYGEVEEDVIYFMDTGDMFNMKFGTSSPSKICDDSGTTWLFPQEMVL, encoded by the coding sequence ATGCTCTTATGGTGCTATATATATACGATCAAGGCTGCACACCCAATACGATCGAATCTTGAAGAGAAGAAAATACGCTTCTTCTACGTGGGCCTGGCGTCGTCTATTCTGCAATGTTGCGGCCTCTTGCGGAGCATCCTCGACCACGTGGTGGCCAACCTTCCTGACCCGGACAACTGCGCTCGCTGCCGCGCCGACAGCGCCGTCTGCAGCCCATGGCACACGACCGACCCCCAAGCGCAATCGCTGCCGTGGACTCCcctctgtagcaacgtcatcatCGCCCCCTACAGCGGCCACACCCACCGCCTACCCGACAACGCCaggtctgtcggctccaccgacaaCTGGCTCGCCCTCGGCTTGGGCCATAACTACACCACCGAGGATGACAAGATACACTATGTCGTGCACAACTATGTCTTGCATAATCCTTTCACAAACAGATCTCTGCCGCTGCCTGAGCTCGACGCCGTCATCATCGATGACAGGTCCGCGATCCGCAAGTTCCTCATGCGCTCCACAGTTGATGACTCCGTCGcggtcatcaccaacaacaggATGCATCCGCTCATTGTGTTCCAGCGAGGGAAGGGCGTGTGGTCGCCGGCGACACAAACAAATCCATATATCTACCTCATTGACATCGCCTTTCTTGGCGATAAGCTATATGCCATCACCACGGCTGAGGATCTCATCCCTCTTGATCTTGCATCGGATGGAGACGAAAGGCCCATGGTTGCAATGGGAACACGTGTCATCAAGAAATCGTTTGAATCACACACCACTTCTGATGAGGAGGgcgatgatcatgacgatgcAGAAAACAGCAATGAAGAGAAGGAAGAGGAAAAACACAATGACTTGACATATACCAATATCAATTGCTCTGCTGTATTTGGTCATGACGCTGGACCTGGTAATATCACCATGATTAGCCGGCACCTCATCGAGTCGGATGAGAAGCTACTCATGGTAAAGCATCGTCAAGGCCTCCATCCACAAGGTTCATGGGTCACACTCAAAGTGGATGTTTTTGAAGCAGACTTTAGCATACACGCATGGGTGCCACTGACCGAAGGGCTAGGTGGCGGTCGAGCACTCTTTGTTAGCAtgaatttctccaagtctgttcCGGCACCTTATGGAGAGGTGGAGGAAGATGTGATTTATTTCATGGACACGGGCGACATGTTCAACATGAAGTTTGGTACTTCTAGCCCGTCAAAGATTTGCGATGATTCTGGAACAACATGGCTCTTCCCCCAAGAGATGGTGCTTTGA